Within the Telopea speciosissima isolate NSW1024214 ecotype Mountain lineage chromosome 4, Tspe_v1, whole genome shotgun sequence genome, the region CTCAGGTTCGggtctgataccaaattggtggagggccggttagaTGAGAAGCAATCTAAGGTGGGATCTCAGAGTTGCAAGGGAGGGGAACAAATCACACAACCACACACTCACACAGAGCAAAACCCAATACTTTTCTATTCAATTTTGTCTATCTACGATGGTTACAtggtataaataaaagaaaatcaaagtaTCCTATTCTAACTCTAAAACGGAAACATAATAGAACTCTACCACTACTTTGGCTATtcaaagtaaaataaataactacaagttaaaatctaaataaataaattactaGACTCCAAAAACGAATTTGACCCAGTTCATCTCCTCCTGGATTTCCAAACGGGGTTTGAGCTGACCCATGGAAGCGCTCCTGCATCAAAAAATGTCTGAGTAGTTTGTAGTTGTGACCCTGGGACAGCCTATTTCCTGGAGTCAATGAAACTAGATTGACTTTGAGATTTTCTTCCAGTGTTTTGCTGTAGACCACTATATCATCCAGGTACACCACCACGAATTTATCCAAGTACTCGTGGAAGATGTTTTTCATTAGCGTGCAGAAGGTTGCGGGTGGCTTCTTTGAGATAATTTCTGAGTACTAATCCTGAGTCCTTAAGTCATGGTTATGACTTATGATTCCAGCTAATGCATCTATTGTAGTCCCATCTTAATTTCTTTTGACGCTATCTTCTCCAACATAGTGGggctaaattttttttattgtgtttCTAATTTTCAACAAGATCgattttcataattttgtttGTTCTACTAATTTGCTTGTACCTGTTTCCTCAGATTGAGGCGAATCGCTTGTGCACTGGAACACCTGTTATTGGTTGGAAGCTTGGTCTGTTTTAACAATTGAGTTCACTGTTCTGATGAATTCAGGCTCTATTTGCTTTTCAGTCTTGCAAGACACAAGATGCAGAATTCATCTTTGCTAAGAGGTAGTCTTTTTCTTCGACCAGCGACCTGGACCAGTATTTGGTCAGAGAACTTCCAGACTTTGAGAAGCAATCTTGGAAGCAGTTGTAGCTTTAAGCCGCTTGCATCCAATTCCCATGGACCTTCTGGAGAGGGGCTTGGTAGAGGTAAATGGAAGCAACGATCTATAACAACAAAAGTAGGAGGAAATAAAGACACTCAAAGCACTAAATTTGGCGACCTCAGGCATGAGCTCTTGGACGGAACAGTCTCAACAACTACCAAGTTGCATATAAAGAAATCAGAGATTCTTAAGTTTGAAAAACCACTATACTGTGACATCCAACAAACAAATGTGGATATTAAGGAAATTGAGCGGCTTTTAACAATTATTGTCTTTGATATTGAAACGACTGGGTTCAGTAGACTTAATGATCGAATTATTGAGGTTGCACTTCAGGACCTCTTGGGGGGTGAGAACAGTACTTTCCAAACCCTAGTCAACCCTGAACGGTATGTCCTCAATTCACATGTCCATGGAATCACAACCAACATGGTCAACAGACCTGATGTCCCAAGGTATGCTCTCCTTAAatgctgaatttttttttttttccttttctcaaaCTGATTTAGCACTAACCCTATAAAGAAgcaccttttttgttttttaggctTTGAAAAGCATGATTACTCTCTTGTATTCTATTTACTACTAATTTTTGTTTATCAGAAAATAGAAATCCTTCATTAATCTCTGACGATTCGTCCTCTGTTTTGCTACATATTCACAACTTTTCTTGCAACAATTCATTGTACTATGACAAATTCTTATTAGGCAGATGCaaacaaagaaaatcaaaataactAAACTTAAGAAAGGCTTTCTCCAACTAATTGTGGTTAGCTAAAGGAATATTGTTTCGCCAATCCATTCTATCAAAGTTTGTGTTCTGTTGAGTTGGTCTCTTCCTGCCCACGAGGTCTCCCATTGAGCCAAGTGGAGAGAATTTCGCTTGAAAATGGATGTGCTTGTGGGATGTTTTGCACTAGATCATAGAAAAGGTGGGATAGAGGTGGTATTGTAAGCCCCAAACTGTAGTCACTAAAGCAACAACAAAACTTCtctaagagaaagagaaatagagtaAGAATTCTCTAGTATGTTCCCTCTTGTGTTTTAGGTGGTAGGGGATGAGACAAGAGTGGGATTTTCCCTTGGTGTTGAGAGTGAGGGTTACAGATGTATATGGTTCAGAGTCTCAGGTTTGGGTGACTGCTAGAGTTTAGTGAGGTTTtataatccttttttttattttttatttaattattagtgAAGCCATAAGTCACCCATGGACATATGTCACCATgctgaaccatgtaaatcttttGACTTCTGCTATGTGACTCTTAATCTTCTATCTTCTATATGACTTGTGGTGATTTTGTTTGCATCTACTGCATTTAGTGTGATTTGTTTGGGTTTACATCTTATGATAAATGGTTACCCATTGGGTACTTCTACCACCTCAAACCATGCCCATTTTTGTCTCTCATCTTACACTTTTGGAACCTTCGACTTGCACCGCAACTGCTATTTGCAGCAGAACTAATCTTGTACTAGTCTAAATGTTAGATAAAATTTTGTATACAAACCTTGGACCAAAATTGTGATGGAACCCAACATTTTAGTTGTTATGTAGAAACAGAAACATTTATCAGAACTCCAAAATTGCACTGAGAATATAGAAAACTTCCCAATCATTAGATTTTAAAGGTGTACCCAgtacacgaggctcccgccactgcaggatctGGAAATATTTTTCAATTAAATGTGGTAGGATTTTGGGTTCTCAATGTGTACCAACTTTCTGACAGTATTGTAGATTGTTTCTATGTTTCTTTATAGCTCACTAATGTTCATAAATATAGGCTCTGTCTAGAGGTATTTTCAACTTGAATTAGTTGTACTAGCTAAAATAGCTCTTTTCCAGCTCCAGTATGCTGGAAGTAGCAAGTGGGTTTTCAACAAGTGATTTGGATAGGCATTTTCACTGTGACTGCTCAGTTAAGTCCATGTTGCTTTTTACCTCAGTGCTTTCcaggctatgatgtatggtgcggaatgttgggcagttaagaaacgtCATATAGATGaactaagtgtagcggagatgaggatgttgatatggatgtgcggcaaaactaggagggataaagtaaggaatgaccccatattagagctgagttggcaGTAGCTCCGATATATGATAAGCTTCAAGAAAgccgtttgaggtggcatggccatgatCAACGGAGACCTTGGGATGCttcagtatggaggagtgatttgattcagatggaAAGCACTAAAAGAGTCAGAGGCatgcctaaaataaccataggagaagtggtgaggaaagacatgcatagcctagggCTCGTATCTAGTATGACTTCGAGTAgtgctgattggagagcaaggatccatgtagccgactccgtttagttgggataaggctatgttgttgttgttgctttcCAGGCTATTGTTAATGAAGCCAACAGCTTGGGGTCAGAAACATGAATGGTAATCTGATTCCACTCTGCTTACACCCATGTCAACTTATGCTCTTACTACCTTTAAATTTTTTAAGAGAGGTTTTTAGTTTAGATTTAATGCAAGTAACTGATGACGACTTCTTTGTCAAGATATGCTTTCTAGGTATTTTGGCTAACATCAAGTTGCTGCTTTTAGTGAATTCAAAAGAGAATAGAGAACTGCCAAAATGGACCTAACTCAAATACTATTGTAATTTTAGCCATTAaattaatgataaaaaaatgcCTGAATATCTCATATTGCTTTGGTCTCATGGGTGAGATCTTGTGTAGGATGGAGGACCTGATTCCAATCTTAATGCAATATGTAAGAAGCCGCCAAAAACCTG harbors:
- the LOC122660317 gene encoding LOW QUALITY PROTEIN: exonuclease DPD1, chloroplastic/mitochondrial (The sequence of the model RefSeq protein was modified relative to this genomic sequence to represent the inferred CDS: inserted 1 base in 1 codon), coding for MNSGSICFSVLQDTRCRXSSLLRGSLFLRPATWTSIWSENFQTLRSNLGSSCSFKPLASNSHGPSGEGLGRGKWKQRSITTKVGGNKDTQSTKFGDLRHELLDGTVSTTTKLHIKKSEILKFEKPLYCDIQQTNVDIKEIERLLTIIVFDIETTGFSRLNDRIIEVALQDLLGGENSTFQTLVNPERYVLNSHVHGITTNMVNRPDVPRMEDLIPILMQYVRSRQKPGGLVLWVAHNAKTFDVPFLTNEFRRCSWEIPSDWLFLDTLPLARLLMKSEGSKLCSTSQQALREYYDVQLTGKAHRAMSDVKTLSQILQKLTFDLKLTVSSLLEGSFKASDSTSSEKKKKKKNSS